Proteins co-encoded in one Amblyraja radiata isolate CabotCenter1 chromosome 24, sAmbRad1.1.pri, whole genome shotgun sequence genomic window:
- the LOC116986557 gene encoding chymotrypsinogen A-like — MAVLVLAARLLADNPICGVRQAAAAAGGSDVPELTARQPAGWPWQVSLELATENKHFCGGAIISEYWVITAAHCFIPPVPQNLQEIVVVSGLSRQMRPEQWVRYSNPHDIIMHEQFNEQTGENDIALVRMVERISFGQHVVPVCFPNSNIFFGNTWSPCYITGWMKSGEETTDLLQEAPVSFISFKDCNETIFSGKLQPTMMCMDSEKSQDLACHMDSGGPVVCKVKGRRQFYLIGVVSWVSDCAQRWPGVFTMTKSYLTWIQNVTSRYGKMFDLKEYGAESSPRQQRSSVATNTKQAKANTNQTCGQATMAAKAAKPTDSFTLTDSGNVCCSPLSWLAMAHLRSLVVLVLAT, encoded by the coding sequence ATGGCGGTGTTGGTGCTGGCGGCGCGGCTGCTGGCCGACAACCCCATATGCGGGGTGAGgcaggcggcggcggcggcggggggCAGCGACGTGCCGGAGCTCACGGCCCGTCAGCCGGCCGGGTGGCCTTGGCAGGTGAGCCTGGAGCTGGCCACCGAGAACAAGCACTTCTGCGGCGGGGCGATCATCAGCGAGTACTGGGTGATCACGGCGGCTCACTGCTTCATCCCGCCGGTCCCCCAGAACCTGCAGGAGATCGTGGTGGTGAGCGGCCTGAGCAGGCAGATGAGGCCCGAGCAGTGGGTGCGCTACTCCAACCCGCACGACATCATCATGCACGAACAGTTCAACGAGCAGACGGGCGAGAACGACATCGCCCTGGTCAGGATGGTGGAGCGCATTAGCTTCGGCCAGCACGTCGTGCCCGTGTGCTTCCCCAACAGCAACATCTTCTTCGGCAACACCTGGTCCCCATGCTACATCACCGGGTGGATGAAGTCCGGCGAGGAGACCACCGACCTCCTCCAGGAAGCGCCCGTCTCCTTCATCTCATTCAAAGACTGCAACGAGACCATCTTCAGCGGCAAGCTGCAGCCCACCATGATGTGCATGGACTCCGAGAAGAGCCAAGACCTCGCCTGCCACATGGACTCCGGCGGCCCGGTGGTTTGCAAGGTGAAGGGAAGGCGCCAGTTTTACCTGATCGGGGTGGTGAGCTGGGTGAGCGACTGCGCCCAGCGCTGGCCCGGCGTCTTCACCATGACCAAGTCTTACCTCACCTGGATCCAGAATGTCACCTCCCGCTATGGGAAGATGTTTGACTTAAAGGAGTACGGCGCCGAGAGCTCACCGCGGCAGCAGAGATCATCGGTGGCCACCAACACCAAACAAGCCAAAGCCAACACCAACCAAACCTGCGGCCAGGCGACCATGGCGGCAAAAGCCGCGAAACCCACGGACAGCTTCACACTGACAGATTCTGGGAACGTCTGCTGTTCCCCACTCAGTTGGTTAGCAATGGCCCATCTCCGCTCACTCGTGGTCCTTGTGCTCGCAACATGA